In one Neobacillus sp. WH10 genomic region, the following are encoded:
- a CDS encoding YceG family protein: MYPPLNQLNVRPIGSLSYENWHGLLKKMLPERPNYSVENGAIQIGQILGKFLGIPIDTDEYYNQLFDYVNNKEWNLQLLSEESLDKTINNAHFQSIQRVININNEQKLSINRFTAFLDGEQLLLKSNMPVIHRKLREAMIATLELFSKLEPAGLKNPELRRILVDLVKWSINHLQPQLENADPQKTMPKFLWYGDFKKSHQYFLYYLIMLGCDIVTFHPEGNDLLAGLMDEPIFTHQFQNKQPAEPFPTEKRSRKTTVAYRASKEIETILNQEGSGLYKPWQLRDYTPSSITLKTTYDELYILSKEIAMIRPDFEVGSGQVKIPTIFAKVQGVSKNRKEYWDRLQYLSQLEHSLLIRKLPYTIPINSDFRFHYRNAIGKDGLIVPERVMQSHYWPYSFLAAGLQKGIANAVRRICEKPGLKPLPIEGPEDVKIFLFTQAMFMPKNIIQLMERFDYSQDVPKLIIYNNEVTGPLSRSDAALLLLLNQFGIDIILYNPPGHNDIENYLDERLFDKHWLDDVVFDLEFKEPSLFKKGLFQGILKNLRGD, from the coding sequence ATGTATCCACCATTAAATCAGTTAAACGTCCGTCCTATAGGCTCCCTCTCATATGAAAATTGGCACGGCTTGCTAAAAAAAATGCTGCCGGAACGGCCGAATTATTCTGTAGAAAATGGGGCTATTCAAATTGGGCAAATCCTTGGGAAGTTTCTCGGAATACCAATTGACACGGATGAATATTATAACCAGTTATTTGATTACGTCAATAATAAGGAATGGAATCTACAGCTTCTTAGTGAAGAGTCACTTGATAAAACCATCAATAACGCTCACTTCCAATCTATTCAAAGAGTGATCAATATTAATAATGAACAGAAGTTGTCCATTAACCGGTTCACAGCATTTCTCGATGGAGAGCAGCTTTTGTTGAAGTCAAACATGCCAGTAATCCATCGAAAGCTTAGAGAAGCGATGATTGCCACACTTGAGTTGTTTTCAAAGCTGGAGCCTGCAGGGCTAAAAAATCCTGAACTAAGGCGGATTCTTGTGGATCTTGTTAAGTGGTCCATTAACCATTTACAACCACAATTGGAGAATGCCGACCCGCAAAAAACGATGCCGAAATTTTTGTGGTACGGAGACTTTAAGAAAAGCCATCAATATTTTTTATATTATTTAATAATGCTTGGGTGTGACATTGTCACTTTCCATCCAGAGGGCAATGATCTGTTAGCGGGTCTGATGGATGAACCAATATTCACTCATCAATTCCAAAATAAACAGCCAGCTGAGCCGTTTCCTACAGAAAAGCGCAGCAGGAAAACAACAGTTGCCTATCGGGCATCAAAAGAGATTGAGACTATTTTAAACCAGGAAGGTTCTGGGCTCTACAAACCATGGCAATTAAGGGATTATACGCCTTCCTCGATAACATTGAAAACGACCTACGATGAGCTTTATATTTTAAGTAAAGAAATTGCGATGATTCGTCCGGATTTTGAGGTCGGAAGCGGACAAGTTAAAATCCCAACGATTTTCGCCAAAGTACAGGGCGTAAGTAAAAATCGTAAAGAATACTGGGATCGACTGCAATATCTTAGTCAATTGGAACATAGTTTATTGATACGAAAACTTCCATATACAATTCCAATCAACAGTGATTTTCGCTTTCATTACCGAAACGCAATTGGTAAGGATGGCTTAATTGTTCCTGAAAGAGTAATGCAATCACACTACTGGCCATATTCCTTTTTAGCAGCAGGCCTGCAAAAAGGTATCGCCAATGCTGTAAGGAGAATCTGTGAAAAACCGGGTTTAAAGCCTTTGCCGATTGAAGGTCCTGAAGATGTAAAAATATTTCTGTTTACACAGGCAATGTTTATGCCTAAAAATATCATTCAACTAATGGAGAGGTTTGATTATTCCCAGGATGTTCCGAAATTAATCATTTACAATAATGAAGTAACTGGACCACTTTCAAGATCTGATGCAGCACTGTTGCTGCTTCTTAATCAATTTGGAATTGATATCATCCTTTATAATCCTCCCGGACACAATGATATCGAAAATTATCTTGATGAAAGATTATTTGATAAACACTGGCTTGATGACGTTGTATTTGATCTAGAATTTAAAGAGCCATCACTTTTCAAAAAAGGGCTTTTTCAAGGAATCTTAAAAAATTTAAGGGGAGATTAA
- a CDS encoding cysteine protease StiP family protein — protein MQKAANKPANIGSYHENDVLFLLKDLSEVKLEDSAINRESKIQSGGHYCESLPIEYQPPREYVELFWKTLHEYKHKVALCVGIVAEQIYQLKGKNATLVSLARAGTPVGILIKRYIKMRYNVTLPHYSVSIIRDRGIDENAIHYICSKHPDGNIQFVDGWTGKGAISIELTKACKDFEQKFGIPLDDTLAVIADPGYCTTLFGTREDFLIPSACLNSTVSGLVSRTVLNDTYIGKHDFHGAKYYRNLFAEDVSNDFIDVITNEFLTIWELAAATASRKIHNEIETGFLGMAEVKKILEEFAIESTHYIKPGVGETTRVLLRRVPWKILLRDLSSPFVKHILMLAEEKGVEVVNYPDMKYLCCGLIKSVKEIQK, from the coding sequence ATGCAAAAAGCAGCCAACAAACCGGCAAATATCGGAAGCTATCATGAAAACGATGTGCTTTTTTTACTAAAGGATCTAAGCGAGGTAAAACTGGAGGATTCTGCTATTAATCGAGAGTCGAAGATCCAATCGGGTGGACATTATTGTGAATCCTTACCGATTGAGTACCAGCCTCCAAGAGAGTATGTGGAATTGTTCTGGAAAACGCTGCATGAATACAAACATAAAGTGGCTTTGTGTGTAGGAATTGTCGCAGAACAAATCTACCAATTAAAGGGGAAAAACGCCACCCTTGTTTCACTGGCACGAGCAGGTACACCTGTAGGGATATTAATCAAAAGATATATTAAAATGCGTTACAACGTTACTTTACCGCATTATAGCGTTTCTATCATCCGTGATCGCGGAATTGACGAAAATGCGATTCATTATATTTGCAGTAAGCATCCTGATGGTAACATTCAATTTGTTGACGGCTGGACAGGAAAAGGAGCCATCTCAATTGAATTAACAAAGGCCTGTAAGGACTTTGAACAAAAATTCGGGATTCCGCTGGATGACACACTTGCTGTCATTGCAGATCCCGGTTACTGTACCACCTTATTTGGTACAAGAGAGGATTTTTTAATTCCAAGTGCTTGTTTAAACTCTACTGTTTCAGGGCTCGTAAGCCGGACAGTTTTAAATGATACATATATTGGCAAACATGATTTTCATGGTGCTAAATATTACCGAAATTTGTTTGCTGAGGATGTTTCGAATGACTTTATTGATGTAATTACTAATGAGTTTCTGACAATATGGGAATTGGCAGCGGCAACCGCGTCACGAAAAATTCATAATGAAATAGAAACAGGATTTTTAGGGATGGCAGAAGTAAAGAAAATTCTAGAAGAATTTGCGATTGAAAGTACCCATTATATTAAGCCTGGAGTCGGTGAGACTACGAGGGTTCTTCTTCGCAGGGTTCCTTGGAAGATTTTATTGCGTGACCTTTCAAGTCCCTTTGTTAAACATATCCTCATGCTTGCAGAAGAAAAAGGTGTCGAAGTAGTGAATTATCCTGATATGAAGTATTTGTGCTGCGGCTTGATTAAATCGGTAAAGGAGATACAAAAATGA
- a CDS encoding phosphoribosyltransferase family protein, translating to MKNSQTSTLLKKKYTFNILDSIETEIEVTVNPFDIPIEELFTMAARINKKRSFLFVSKVLGKHLPIDPNKGLLTAALLAARYVETIKGLDCMEKESLLSTFHGSGSFTAHAFIPININPVIIGFAETATALGHAFFDCFQSVEYFHTTREELMYENPEITFEEEHSHATSHRCFIPLDMIQNKREIILVDDEMTTGKTALNIIQSIHAKFPRREYTVVSILDWRSHEHKLKFSQLEQLLGIKIHVVSLLSGIVQVRQIKEIEKQSEKNESIDLGEPKVEIVQLSSFFTATSYFSANLENKSGFIGGTGRFGLRSIENSSLHKRVSASATFLKEKRTGKKTLCLGTGEFMYLPMKIASEMGSGVFYQSTTRSPIHIENKEGYGARFGMSFPNPEDHVVSHFVYNIPPGHYDEVFIFFEREVELEKLEPLLKELGKAAIKSIKIVFFSKVRGE from the coding sequence ATGAAGAATTCACAAACATCGACCTTATTAAAAAAGAAGTATACGTTTAATATCCTTGATTCCATAGAAACGGAGATAGAGGTAACCGTAAATCCATTTGATATACCAATTGAAGAGCTGTTTACGATGGCAGCACGAATTAATAAAAAGCGCTCATTTTTGTTTGTCAGTAAAGTGTTAGGCAAGCATTTGCCAATTGATCCAAATAAAGGGCTGTTAACAGCAGCCCTTTTAGCTGCTAGATATGTAGAAACTATTAAGGGCTTGGACTGTATGGAGAAGGAAAGTCTGTTGTCCACGTTTCATGGGAGTGGATCTTTTACCGCCCATGCCTTTATTCCTATTAACATTAATCCGGTAATAATTGGTTTTGCTGAAACGGCAACTGCTCTCGGGCATGCCTTCTTTGATTGTTTTCAATCTGTCGAGTACTTTCATACTACGAGGGAAGAACTCATGTATGAAAATCCGGAAATAACTTTTGAAGAAGAACATTCCCATGCTACATCACACCGATGTTTTATTCCATTAGATATGATTCAAAATAAACGTGAAATCATTCTGGTTGACGATGAAATGACAACTGGAAAAACGGCGTTAAACATCATCCAATCTATTCATGCTAAATTTCCAAGGAGGGAATATACAGTAGTAAGTATTTTGGATTGGCGGTCCCACGAACATAAACTAAAATTTTCACAGCTAGAGCAATTGCTCGGGATAAAAATACATGTAGTCAGCCTGTTATCTGGTATTGTACAGGTGAGGCAAATAAAAGAAATTGAGAAACAATCTGAAAAAAATGAATCGATCGATCTTGGGGAGCCGAAAGTAGAAATAGTTCAGCTATCATCCTTCTTTACTGCCACAAGCTATTTTTCTGCAAATCTTGAAAACAAGTCAGGATTTATTGGAGGAACAGGACGTTTCGGCTTGCGGAGCATTGAAAATTCTTCTCTACATAAAAGAGTTTCTGCCTCTGCCACGTTCTTAAAGGAAAAACGAACCGGAAAAAAAACACTCTGCCTTGGAACCGGTGAGTTTATGTACTTGCCAATGAAAATCGCTTCTGAAATGGGCAGTGGTGTTTTTTATCAATCAACCACGAGAAGCCCAATCCATATCGAAAACAAAGAGGGATATGGGGCAAGATTTGGCATGAGCTTTCCAAATCCCGAGGATCATGTGGTTTCTCACTTTGTTTATAATATTCCACCAGGTCATTACGATGAAGTATTTATCTTTTTCGAAAGAGAAGTGGAACTTGAGAAGCTGGAACCATTGCTGAAAGAACTAGGGAAAGCTGCAATTAAATCAATAAAGATTGTCTTTTTTTCAAAGGTTAGAGGTGAGTAA
- a CDS encoding HpcH/HpaI aldolase/citrate lyase family protein, with translation MEFFTYFYKDEIERYFFQKPQPFTKYSNRELLSYGLGATLYMPATRPNIHQDILSKKHEGLTSLVIDLEDAVGDKEVNKAESLLILELLKLYEEVKKGFLGFGDLPLMFIRIRSLEQLKRVTEQLEDATKLLTGVVLPKFSAEDGEKFLELVRQVHSVEHPFYAMPILESASVIQKETRIEELMKIKQLLDLYKEHILNVRIGATDFCGIYGIRRSADTTVYEIAVLRDCISDIINVFQRFDSPYVVSGPVWEYFSTKERMLKPQLRQTPFRERYGDEGLKWRAKLIDENMDGLFREILMDIANGLTGKTIIHPSHIKIVQALNVVSYEEYMDACNIVKAATGDIGVMKSKFANKMNEIKPHYYWAKKILLKSQLYGVLHEEFTNIDLIKKEVYV, from the coding sequence ATGGAGTTTTTTACATATTTTTATAAGGATGAAATTGAGCGGTATTTCTTTCAAAAACCACAACCATTTACGAAGTATTCAAACCGTGAGCTTTTGTCATATGGTTTAGGTGCTACACTCTATATGCCTGCTACCCGGCCAAATATCCACCAGGATATTCTTTCTAAAAAACACGAAGGTTTAACCTCCCTTGTCATTGATTTGGAAGATGCTGTTGGCGATAAGGAAGTTAATAAAGCCGAATCACTTCTTATCTTGGAATTGTTAAAGTTATATGAAGAAGTTAAAAAAGGATTTTTAGGTTTTGGCGATTTACCGCTCATGTTTATCCGGATTCGCAGCCTCGAGCAATTGAAACGGGTGACTGAACAATTAGAGGACGCCACTAAGCTTCTGACAGGGGTAGTTCTGCCAAAGTTTAGCGCCGAAGATGGAGAAAAATTCTTAGAACTGGTTCGTCAGGTTCACTCGGTAGAGCATCCATTTTATGCGATGCCAATCTTAGAATCAGCAAGTGTGATCCAGAAAGAAACCAGAATAGAAGAGTTGATGAAAATTAAGCAGCTTCTCGATCTGTATAAGGAACATATTCTGAATGTTCGGATAGGGGCGACGGACTTTTGCGGCATATATGGGATCCGTAGGAGTGCAGACACAACAGTATATGAGATTGCTGTTTTAAGAGATTGTATCTCAGACATTATCAATGTCTTCCAACGGTTTGATAGTCCATATGTAGTATCCGGTCCTGTTTGGGAATATTTTTCAACAAAAGAAAGGATGTTAAAGCCTCAGCTTCGGCAAACTCCATTCCGTGAACGGTATGGAGATGAAGGGTTGAAATGGAGAGCAAAATTAATTGACGAAAATATGGATGGTTTATTCCGCGAGATACTAATGGATATTGCCAATGGTTTAACAGGAAAGACAATTATCCATCCTTCGCATATTAAAATTGTCCAAGCCCTTAATGTAGTTTCCTATGAGGAATACATGGATGCCTGTAATATCGTAAAAGCGGCTACTGGGGATATAGGGGTTATGAAGAGTAAGTTTGCGAATAAAATGAATGAAATTAAGCCCCATTATTATTGGGCTAAGAAAATTCTCTTAAAATCACAGCTTTACGGGGTGTTACATGAAGAATTCACAAACATCGACCTTATTAAAAAAGAAGTATACGTTTAA
- a CDS encoding TerC family protein — MSVLQHILDTYAQFFNWEMWVEVLTDPVSWGLIGSLVILEGLLSADNALVLAVMVKHLPLEKRKKALFYGLLGAYVFRFIAIGVGVLLIKLWWVKILGAAYLAWLSIKYFIDKRKAAGKEEDEEEAKGMNQSGLLIRLFGTFWGTVVAVELMDVAFSVDSVLAAFGVSEEIWVLLIGGMLGVLMMRGVAGVFLTLIDRVPELETTAYILILIIAAKMLLAVGGIDMGHVTFFIILLVTFAATFIVHFMNKKKEGSKETN; from the coding sequence ATGTCGGTTTTACAACATATTTTGGATACTTATGCCCAGTTTTTCAATTGGGAAATGTGGGTTGAAGTATTAACAGACCCGGTAAGCTGGGGGCTGATTGGTTCCTTGGTTATTCTAGAAGGCTTACTTTCTGCTGATAATGCACTTGTATTGGCGGTTATGGTTAAACACTTACCACTTGAAAAACGGAAAAAAGCTCTATTCTATGGATTATTAGGTGCATATGTATTCCGTTTCATTGCAATCGGAGTTGGTGTTTTATTAATTAAACTTTGGTGGGTAAAAATCTTAGGTGCAGCATACCTAGCTTGGTTGTCTATCAAGTACTTCATCGATAAACGTAAAGCAGCTGGAAAAGAGGAAGATGAAGAAGAAGCTAAAGGAATGAACCAAAGTGGATTACTGATTCGGTTATTTGGAACCTTCTGGGGTACAGTTGTAGCCGTCGAATTGATGGATGTTGCGTTCTCTGTTGACAGCGTTCTTGCAGCCTTTGGTGTTAGTGAAGAGATTTGGGTTTTATTAATCGGCGGTATGCTGGGTGTGTTAATGATGCGTGGTGTTGCAGGTGTATTCCTGACCTTAATCGATCGTGTACCTGAGCTGGAAACAACAGCCTATATATTAATCCTAATCATTGCCGCAAAAATGCTTCTTGCTGTAGGTGGAATTGATATGGGACATGTGACATTCTTTATCATTCTATTAGTGACATTTGCAGCTACCTTTATTGTTCACTTTATGAATAAGAAAAAAGAAGGCAGTAAAGAAACCAATTAA
- a CDS encoding TerD family protein encodes MAVSLSKGQKVDLTKTNPGLTNVVVGLGWDTNKYDGGHDFDLDSSVFLLGENGKVSNETDFVFYNNPQGANGAVVHTGDNRTGDGDGDDEQVKINLTSVPANVQRIAFTITIHDADSRNQNFGQVSNAYARIFNEATGEELIRYDLGEDFSIETAIVVGELYRHNGEWKFSAIGSGYQGGLAALATDFGLSIA; translated from the coding sequence ATGGCAGTTAGTTTATCAAAAGGTCAAAAAGTTGATTTAACAAAAACAAATCCAGGGCTGACAAATGTTGTTGTTGGACTTGGCTGGGACACAAATAAATATGATGGCGGACATGATTTTGACTTAGATTCATCCGTTTTTCTATTAGGGGAGAATGGAAAAGTATCGAATGAAACGGACTTTGTTTTTTACAATAATCCCCAAGGAGCGAATGGTGCTGTCGTACATACCGGAGACAATCGCACAGGTGATGGTGATGGTGATGATGAACAAGTAAAAATTAACCTAACATCAGTTCCAGCAAACGTTCAGCGGATTGCTTTTACCATTACCATCCATGATGCTGATAGTAGAAATCAAAACTTTGGCCAAGTTTCAAATGCATACGCAAGGATCTTCAATGAAGCTACAGGTGAAGAACTTATTCGTTATGACCTAGGTGAAGACTTCTCAATTGAAACTGCGATTGTGGTCGGCGAATTGTATCGTCATAATGGGGAATGGAAATTCAGTGCGATTGGCAGTGGTTATCAAGGCGGGTTAGCTGCATTAGCAACGGACTTTGGTTTATCAATTGCTTAA
- a CDS encoding YpjP family protein, producing the protein MNKWLRKSLFIMVSILTFGLVTPTQLMNSVNAENLQDRDAFEATAAENSFTQKNRFIEESEFNRDQFMEELMNQAEIQSYQKFGTRIKPVIENEFREIILPNIEKALDETASQFPEEDVKNLTITEQPSAGHSEKIFNIKNGDTGKDILRFHVRRDNPPKEGYWFNFHYHTYYDNFQSHHDLGSIYWDKNTPPKWMS; encoded by the coding sequence ATGAACAAGTGGCTTCGAAAATCGTTGTTTATTATGGTTTCAATATTAACATTCGGCCTTGTAACACCAACACAATTAATGAACTCGGTAAATGCTGAGAATCTTCAAGATCGAGATGCCTTTGAAGCTACTGCAGCAGAAAATAGTTTCACCCAAAAGAATAGATTTATAGAAGAATCAGAGTTTAACAGAGATCAGTTTATGGAAGAGCTAATGAATCAGGCAGAAATTCAGTCCTATCAAAAATTTGGCACAAGAATTAAGCCTGTGATTGAAAATGAATTTCGTGAAATTATTCTGCCGAATATTGAAAAAGCACTAGATGAAACAGCTTCCCAGTTTCCAGAGGAAGATGTTAAAAATCTAACGATTACCGAACAGCCTAGCGCTGGGCATTCCGAGAAAATATTTAATATAAAAAATGGTGATACAGGAAAAGATATCTTACGTTTCCATGTCAGAAGGGATAATCCACCAAAAGAAGGATACTGGTTTAATTTTCATTACCATACCTACTATGATAATTTCCAAAGCCATCATGATCTTGGATCGATTTATTGGGATAAAAATACACCACCAAAATGGATGAGTTAG
- a CDS encoding IS3 family transposase (programmed frameshift) — translation MAKKGQQFQRYTNEFKLNAVMKYVKGSKSYKVLADELGILNCTQLKVWVKKWEKGEKFEERSGVSNPLKGRPCTNFKSVEEERDYLKAQVDYLKKQLSKSSKGGEIPQQSKYEIIEGLRDVYPITWLLEIAYIKRASYYKWRSTQFKRDERTKQDQDICEHMMGIHILHPEVGCPRMTYLLKENDYKINHKKVYRLMKEMNIQSVIRKKRKRHGHTPSVIHPNRLKRKFKATGPNQKMVTDITYVSDGKQFYYLSVIQDLFNNEIVSWELSKRNDLELVLNTVEIWTKKKDVAEAVLHSDQGFQYTSKGYNNRLEAYSIKGSHSRKGNCLDNACIESFFSHLKTEKLYIEQCKSEVEIRQAIEDYIYHYNYKRIQKKLKQRAPIEYRHALAA, via the exons ATGGCTAAAAAAGGACAACAATTTCAAAGGTATACAAATGAATTTAAATTAAATGCTGTAATGAAATATGTAAAAGGATCTAAAAGTTATAAAGTATTGGCGGATGAGTTAGGAATTTTAAACTGTACTCAACTAAAAGTGTGGGTAAAGAAGTGGGAAAAGGGAGAGAAATTTGAAGAACGAAGTGGAGTGTCTAATCCATTAAAAGGTCGACCTTGTACTAATTTTAAGTCAGTAGAAGAAGAAAGAGATTACCTAAAGGCACAGGTGGATTATTTAAAAAAGCAGT TATCCAAATCTAGTAAAGGAGGAGAAATCCCCCAACAGAGCAAGTATGAAATCATAGAAGGATTAAGGGATGTCTATCCAATCACATGGTTATTGGAAATCGCTTATATTAAAAGAGCAAGCTACTATAAATGGAGGTCCACTCAATTTAAACGCGATGAAAGAACAAAACAAGACCAAGATATATGTGAACACATGATGGGCATTCATATACTTCATCCCGAAGTTGGCTGCCCTCGTATGACCTATTTGTTAAAGGAAAATGATTATAAGATTAATCATAAAAAGGTGTACCGATTGATGAAAGAAATGAACATCCAGTCTGTCATCCGAAAGAAAAGAAAGCGCCATGGTCATACTCCATCCGTAATCCATCCGAATCGCCTAAAGAGAAAATTTAAGGCAACAGGACCTAATCAAAAAATGGTAACGGATATAACATATGTCTCAGATGGTAAGCAATTCTATTACCTATCGGTAATTCAAGATCTATTTAATAATGAGATTGTGTCATGGGAACTTTCGAAACGAAACGACCTTGAACTTGTTTTGAATACAGTAGAAATATGGACAAAGAAAAAAGACGTAGCTGAAGCTGTTCTCCATTCGGATCAAGGCTTTCAGTATACGTCTAAGGGATACAACAATCGATTAGAAGCATACAGCATTAAGGGCAGCCACTCTCGCAAAGGAAACTGCCTGGATAATGCTTGCATTGAATCCTTCTTTTCGCATCTCAAAACAGAGAAGTTGTATATTGAACAGTGTAAATCAGAAGTGGAGATACGACAAGCGATTGAGGATTATATTTATCATTACAATTACAAACGTATTCAAAAGAAACTAAAACAACGCGCGCCGATTGAATATCGACACGCGTTGGCAGCTTAG
- a CDS encoding class I SAM-dependent methyltransferase, with protein MFVTTAGRTNQQMINKAIEIAANLEVPYLPRKKKSINQLKEKTNRDCLVVGKERLELFEKGSPLPFFFHPNSAMFRIKRLLNGEHDPFADAAQLSSGMTVLDCTLGLASDAIVASYLVGKEGHVTGIEGQKYLAYVVQEGLKEWDSGLPSMNEAMKRISVIHTTALDFLKRQPDEAVDCIYFDPMFEETVLESNGIKGLGQFAIHDDLTEETIKEAMRVAKIRVIMKDHYKSKRFEKYCFQVNRRKTAKFHFGFIEKN; from the coding sequence ATGTTTGTTACAACTGCCGGCCGAACAAATCAACAAATGATCAATAAGGCCATTGAAATAGCAGCAAATTTAGAGGTACCATATCTGCCCCGAAAAAAGAAATCAATTAACCAACTGAAAGAAAAAACAAATCGTGACTGTCTTGTTGTCGGAAAAGAACGATTGGAGCTCTTTGAAAAAGGCAGCCCACTGCCATTCTTTTTTCACCCCAACTCAGCGATGTTTCGTATTAAAAGACTGTTAAACGGGGAACACGACCCCTTTGCAGATGCAGCACAGCTGTCCAGCGGAATGACTGTCCTTGATTGCACATTAGGCCTCGCCTCTGATGCGATTGTCGCAAGCTACCTTGTTGGTAAGGAAGGGCATGTGACCGGAATCGAAGGACAAAAATACCTCGCATATGTCGTACAGGAAGGTCTTAAAGAATGGGATTCAGGGCTTCCTAGTATGAATGAGGCAATGAAAAGAATTTCAGTTATTCATACCACCGCCCTTGATTTCTTGAAAAGACAACCGGATGAAGCTGTGGACTGCATTTATTTTGATCCGATGTTTGAAGAAACTGTCCTTGAATCAAACGGAATAAAGGGGTTAGGCCAATTTGCCATTCATGACGATTTAACAGAGGAAACAATAAAAGAAGCGATGAGGGTGGCGAAAATTCGGGTAATCATGAAAGATCATTATAAAAGCAAGCGGTTCGAAAAATATTGTTTTCAAGTCAATCGCCGAAAAACAGCTAAATTTCATTTTGGTTTTATAGAAAAAAACTGA
- a CDS encoding BrxA/BrxB family bacilliredoxin: MSNAYEEYMKQMVLPMREELTRSGFVELTTAEDVENFMEQTNGTALVVVNSVCGCAAGLARPAATQAVLNSEKKPNHLVTVFAGQDKDATAKMREYFAGIEPSSPSMALLKDKKVVHFIPRHDIEGMSMETVMQNLMGAFEAHC, translated from the coding sequence ATGTCAAATGCTTATGAAGAATATATGAAACAAATGGTGTTACCAATGCGCGAGGAGCTAACAAGATCAGGCTTCGTAGAGCTGACAACTGCAGAAGACGTTGAGAATTTTATGGAGCAGACAAACGGGACTGCACTTGTCGTTGTGAATTCCGTATGCGGATGTGCCGCTGGTCTTGCACGTCCTGCTGCCACACAAGCCGTATTAAATAGCGAGAAAAAGCCAAACCATCTAGTAACAGTTTTTGCCGGTCAGGATAAAGATGCAACCGCCAAAATGCGCGAGTATTTCGCAGGTATTGAACCATCGTCACCATCGATGGCGCTGTTAAAGGATAAAAAAGTTGTCCACTTCATTCCCCGCCACGATATTGAAGGGATGTCAATGGAAACGGTTATGCAAAATTTAATGGGAGCATTTGAAGCTCATTGCTAA